In Quercus robur chromosome 11, dhQueRobu3.1, whole genome shotgun sequence, the following proteins share a genomic window:
- the LOC126705050 gene encoding uncharacterized protein LOC126705050, with the protein MEKMELVDFLKSNVDVFARSVYDASGIDPEFISHQLNVNPGAISRRQPPRHFSKEHAEVVREEVNKLKQARAIKEAFYPKWLANAVVIRKKNGKWRTCVDFKDLNKIGRNIVAYIDDFVVKSKQVLKHLKDLKEEIEVNPDQIKAITDLHPPRNPKEALLRKSNYTGRIAKWGTMPGAFDIKYLPHVIVKEQVLADFVAEFIEDVARDKDLGSGALVVSISSLAA; encoded by the exons ATGGAGAAGATGGAACTGGTTGATTTTTTGAAGAGTAATGTAGATGTCTTTGCTCGGAGTGTTTATGATGCGTCGGGAATTGACCCTGAGTTTATTTCTCATCAACTGAATGTAAACCCTGGGGCTATATCCAGGAGGCAACCACCTCGACACTTTTCAAAGGAGCATGCCGAGGTAGTAAGAGAAGAGGTCAATAAACTGAAACAAGCAAGGGCAATTAAGGAAGCCTTCTATCCTAAATGGTTGGCCAATGCTGTGGTGATaaggaagaagaatgggaagtggCGCACATGCGTGGATTTCAAGGATTTGAACAAA ATTGGGAGAAACATTGTAGCATATATTGATGATTTTGTGGTCAAAAGTAAACAGGTCTTGAAGCACTTGAAGGATTTAAAGGAG GAAATAGAGGTTAACCCTGATCAGATCAAGGCTATTACAGATTTGCAtcctcctcggaatcccaaggaA GCATTACTACGGAAGTCCAACTATACGGGAAGAATTGCTAAGTGGGGGACCATGCCCGGGGCCTTCGATATTAAGTACTTGCCCCATGTTATTGTAAAGGAGCAAGTTTTAGCAGACTTCGTTGCAGAGTTTATTGAGGATGTTGCGAGGGATAAGGACTTAGGATCAGGTGCTTTGGTGGTTTCAATCTCTTCTCTTGCTGCTTAG
- the LOC126705052 gene encoding allene oxide synthase-like, whose amino-acid sequence MVCFNAYGGMKTLFPTLIKWVGLAGEKLHRQLCDEIRTIVRAEGGVTLSALDKMTLTKSMVYEALRIEPLVPFQYSKAKENLVVNSHDAAFEIKKGEMIFGYQPFATKDPKVFEDPEEIVGHRFVGEGEKLLKYVYWTNGREIYDPTVENKQCPGKDLVLLLSRVMLVELFLCYDTFTIEAGTLSLGSSATFTSLTKVTGI is encoded by the coding sequence ATGGTTTGTTTCAATGCTTATGGTGGAATGAAAACTTTGTTTCCTACTTTGATTAAGTGGGTTGGCTTAGCAGGAGAAAAGTTACACCGTCAATTGTGTGATGAGATTAGGACCATTGTTAGAGCTGAAGGTGGGGTTACTTTATCAGCGTTGGATAAGATGACATTGACTAAGTCAATGGTTTATGAAGCATTGAGGATTGAGCCTCTAGTTCCATTCCAATACAGTAAGGCAAAGGAAAATTTGGTAGTCAATAGCCATGATGCTGCTTTTGAGATCAAGAAAGGGGAGATGATCTTTGGATATCAACCATTTGCTACTAAAGATCCAAAGGTTTTTGAGGATCCTGAGGAGATTGTGGGCCATAGGTTTGTGGGGGAAGGAGAGAAGCTTTTAAAGTATGTTTATTGGACAAATGGGAGGGAGATTTATGATCCTACAGTGGAGAATAAACAGTGTCCAGGAAAAGATTTGGTGTTGTTGTTGTCTAGGGTAATGTTGGTGGAGCTTTTCCTTTGTTATGATACGTTTACAATCGAGGCTGGAACACTGTCGTTGGGGTCATCAGCTACATTTACTTCGTTGACCAAGGTCACGGGTATTTAA
- the LOC126707065 gene encoding zinc finger BED domain-containing protein RICESLEEPER 2-like has product MFEPKMDGEEGFQLVPTAFNVEASRKALAEMVIIDELPFRFVEGYGFQRYATTLQPKLRIRDIPSRQTIARDVISIYGIEREKLRGALKGRRVCLTTDTWTSIENLCYMSLTSHFIDDDWKLHKRILNFCQVDDHKGETIGRKIELCLREWGINGIFTLTVDNASSNGATIKFLENVTKDWEGTVLEHEFLHMRCCAHILNLIVGDGMREIDASIAKVREAVRYVKSSPNRNQTFVGFVERLGIESKSLLCLDVPTRWNSTYLMLETAQKFEKVFIRMDFEDDSYSSYFMNKENSGGMGSPSSIDFQNCRIFVGFLKLFYNATKKFSGSLYVTANTFFDEMFVIQENISNLSKSQNHLLKNMATKMESKFDKYWGKGDKMNNLLYVAVILDPRKKLRFLKFCFSEIYGNEVADVMVELVRGALVKLYDFYSRVDSSNVQVASERERTHIEGESIGCSDPYVMVNSRFERFLEAEQSIGCSNEIDKYLAKNCESRRGDVKFEILGWWKANSDRYQVLSKLARDVLAVPVSTVASESAFSTGGRILDPFRSSLSPLMVQNLVCAQDWLQALVPISFRKSKDEIEVLEDEFHDLVIRQAARGGGSSSSSKGISINIDD; this is encoded by the exons ATGTTTGAACCTAAAATGGATGGGGAGGAAGGGTTTCAGCTTGTACCGACAGCCTTTAATGTTGAGGCTTCTAGAAAGGCACTTGCTGAAATGGTTATAATAGATGAGTTGCCTTTTAGGTTTGTTGAAGGGTATGGGTTTCAAAGATATGCAACAACCTTACAACCTAAGTTGCGAATTAGGGATATCCCATCTCGTCAAACTATAGCTAGGGATGTGATTAGCATTTATggtattgagagagagaaactaaggGGGGCTTTGAAGGGTCGTAGGGTGTGTCTTACTACGGACACATGGACGAGTATTGAAAATCTGTGTTATATGTCCCTTACAAGTCATTTTATTGATGATGATTGGAAGTTACATaagagaattttgaatttttgtcaagttgaTGACCATAAGGGAGAGACTATAGGTAGAAAGATTGAGTTGTGTTTGCGTGAGTGGGGTATTAATGGCATATTCACTTTAACAGTGGACAATGCTAGCTCAAATGGTGCCACTATTAAGTTTTTGGAGAATGTAACTAAAGATTGGGAGGGGACTGTTTTAGAACATGAGTTCTTACACATGAGGtgttgtgcacatatcctaAATTTGATTGTGGGGGATGGTATGAGAGAAATTGATGCATCCATTGCAAAGGTGCGTGAAGCTGTGAGGTATGTGAAGTCCTCACCAAATAGGAATCAaacttttgtgggttttgtggagAGATTAGGTATTGAGTCTAAGTCTCTTCTTTGTCTAGATGTACCAACTAGGTGGAACTCTACCTATCTCATGTTAGAAACcgcacaaaaatttgaaaaagtgttCATACGTATGGACTTTGAGGATGATAGTTATTCTTCATACTTTATGAACAAGGAGAATAGTGGTGGTATGGGATCTCCTAGTagtattgattttcaaaattgtagGATATTTGTGGGGTTTTTGAAGCTTTTTTACAATGCCACAAAAAAGTTTTCAGGTTCTTTGTATGTTACTGCCAACACCTTTTTTGATGAGATGTTTGTCATTCAAGAGAATATTTCCAATTTAAGTAAATCACAAAACCACCTCTTGAAAAACATGGCAACTAAAATGGAATCTAAGTTTGATAAGTATTGGGGGAAAGGGGATAAAATGAATAATCTCTTGTATGTGGCTGTGATTCTTGatccaagaaagaagttgaggtttttgaagttctgtttttctgaaatttatggAAATGAAGTGGCTGATGTGATGGTTGAATTGGTGAGGGGTGCCTTGGTCAAGTTGTATGATTTTTATTCTCGTGTTGATTCATCAAATGTACAAGTAGCAAGTGAGAGGGAGAGGACACACATAGAAGGTGAGTCAATAGGTTGTAGTGATCCATATGTGATGGTTAATTCTAGGTTTGAACGGTTTTTGGAGGCTGAGCAGTCCATAGGGTGTAGCAATGAGATTGACAAATATTTGGCTAAAAATTGTGAAAGTAGAAGAGGGGATGTGAAATTTGAGATATTAGGGTGGTGGAAGGCCAATTCAGATAGATATCAAGTGCTGTCCAAATTGGCTAGGGATGTGCTGGCTGTACCTGTTTCTACTGTTGCATCTGAGTCAGCGTTTAGTACCGGAGGACGCATACTTGATCCATTTCGGAGTTCACTCTCCCCACTTATGGTTCAAAATCTGGTTTGTGCACAAGACTGGCTTCAAGCCTTGGTTCCAATTTCTTTTCGCAAATCAAAAGATGAGATAGAGGTCTTGGAAGATGAATTTCATGATTTAG tTATACGTCAAGCAGCAAGAGGTGGTGGAAGTTCAAGCTCAAGCAAAGGTATCTCAATCAACATTGATGACTAA
- the LOC126706754 gene encoding allene oxide synthase 3-like encodes MSSNSSSSPSKLQSSSSNGSPSTDLPLKPIPGNYGLPFFGPIKDRLDYFYRQGKDTFFQTRIQEHQSTVFRTNMPPGPFISSNSNVIALLDAISFPILFDTSKVQKLNVLDGTYMPSTAYFGGYRVCAFLDPSEPKHARLKGLFFSILASRHDKFIPLFRSCLSELFINIEDQVSDKGKSYFNTLSDSMSFDFVFRLFCDQNPLDTSIGSKGPILFDIWMFFQLAPLMTLGLPKLFNFLEDLLLHSIPLPPFLVKSSYKKLYNAFYESMSSSIFDEAQQRGIKRNEACHNLVFMAGFNAYGGMKTLFPALIKWVGLAGEKLHRQLCDEIRTIVRAEGGVTLSALDKMTLTKSVVYEALRIEPPVPFQYGKAKENLVVNSHDAAFEIKKGEMIFGYQPFATKDPKVFENPEEFVGHRFVGEGEKLLKYVYWSNGREIDDPTVENKQCPGKDLVVLLSRVMLVELFLRYDTFTIDAGTLPLGSSATFTSLTKATSI; translated from the coding sequence ATGTCTTCAAACTCTTCCTCATCTCCTTCCAAGCTCCAATCCTCTTCCAGTAATGGCTCTCCTTCAACAGACCTCCCTTTAAAGCCCATCCCAGGCAACTATGGCCTACCCTTTTTTGGTCCCATCAAAGATCGCCTGGACTACTTTTACCGCCAAGGAAAAGATACCTTCTTCCAAACCCGAATTCAAGAACACCAATCCACTGTCTTCCGAACCAACATGCCTCCAGGACCATTCATATCCTCCAACTCTAATGTCATTGCTCTCCTTGATGCTATCAGCTTTCCCATCCTCTTTGATACTTCCAAAGTCCAAAAACTAAACGTTTTAGATGGTACTTACATGCCCTCCACAGCTTACTTTGGTGGTTATCGTGTTTGTGCTTTTCTTGACCCGTCTGAACCCAAACATGCCCGTCTTAAGGGcttgtttttctctattcttGCTTCTCGTCATGATAAATTCATCCCACTTTTCAGAAGCTGCTTGTCTGAGCTTTTCATCAACATTGAAGACCAAGTATCTGACAAAGGCAAATCATACTTCAACACCCTTAGTGATAGCATGTCTTTTGACTTTGTGTTTAGGCTCTTTTGTGATCAAAACCCTTTAGATACAAGTATCGGATCAAAGGGTCCGATACTCTTTGATATATGGATGTTTTTTCAACTTGCACCATTGATGACACTGGGGTTACCAAAGTTGTTTAACTTTCTTGAAGATTTACTACTCCATTCAATCCCATTACCACCTTTTCTCGTTAAATCTAGCTATAAGAAGCTTTATAATGCATTTTATGAGTCTATGTCGTCTTCCATCTTTGACGAAGCTCAGCAACGTGGGATTAAAAGAAATGAAGCTTGTCATAATTTAGTATTTATGGCTGGTTTCAATGCTTATGGTGGAATGAAAACTTTGTTTCCTGCTTTGATCAAGTGGGTTGGCTTAGCAGGAGAAAAGTTACACCGTCAATTGTGTGATGAGATTAGGACCATTGTTAGAGCTGAAGGTGGGGTTACTTTATCAGCGTTGGATAAGATGACGCTGACTAAGTCAGTGGTTTATGAAGCACTAAGGATTGAGCCTCCAGTTCCATTCCAATACGGTAAGGCAAAGGAAAATTTGGTAGTTAATAGCCATGATGCTGCTTTTGAGATCAAGAAAGGGGAGATGATCTTTGGATATCAACCATTTGCTACTAAAGATCCAAAGGTTTTTGAGAATCCTGAGGAGTTTGTGGGCCATAGGTTTGTGGGGGAAGGAGAGAAGCTTTTGAAGTATGTTTATTGGTCAAATGGGAGGGAGATTGATGATCCTACGGTGGAGAATAAGCAGTGTCCAGGAAAAGATTTGGTGGTGTTGTTGTCTAGGGTAATGTTGGTGGAGCTTTTCCTCCGTTATGATACATTTACGATCGACGCTGGAACACTGCCATTGGGATCATCAGCCACATTCACTTCGTTGACTAAGGCTACGAGTATTTGA